A genomic window from Chaetodon auriga isolate fChaAug3 chromosome 13, fChaAug3.hap1, whole genome shotgun sequence includes:
- the lrrfip1a gene encoding uncharacterized protein lrrfip1a isoform X5 — protein MSSRVEDRDYLEKGSRAGSALTAGTLTSLGGTSSRRGSGETAITVDAETSIREIKEIHELKDQIQDVEIKYTQNLKEAKDALAEVEEKYRKAMVSNAQLDNEKNNLMYQVDTLKDSLMELEEMLSESQRAYEDKVKEFEREKHAHSVLQFQFNEMKETLKQSEELLNDIRQLRMKQEGFLREISDLQETVEWKDKKIAALERQKEYTDAIRIERDDLREEVVKLKDVLKKHGIVLGPDLNINGDIGVGDVDGSPSADAGSQPAPESQTSPAEGNSMLGNTEETELRSSGEEEVDPEQHQEMFEEAKENHLSCDTLCSFAGVSTLQTADEEQPAEEQQTCLATESEENGLSMDLNEHINDCSITETSDVINCSPGLQEILTSSEENVPKTETPEGGDSGETPNPDLGETETRSSPVDSHSDGIRESCNNISEEPENKQEDVDISSLRSTESCPQQTVTEDVTTECLPNESVQAAPNIETQQEAENAEEAENDKAEEMSSKPQAQGAAASGKKKRKKRRGKKKGGTHEGKNQQKDKEETGKDTEPATRDNEQTTEPDIDGSVTETLKKSTLDQVKNEQDVQETEEVDETFSHSEPLKESGTDHVTEQDKEQTLETENVEEVEATETSSEIETIQESRVDPKKDEQDEEQTLEPENVEEVEATETSSEIETIQESRVDPKKDEKDEEQSLEMDNVEEVDATETFSHTETPEEKSDHVMDEQNEEQSGEAETVKSAEAAAATETFSEVETLQESRADPKKDEQDEEQSLEPDKEEVGSISSPAPEADLSTPDLTDSSKGAENTDGLDEVCVSSVDNSNSGTDISTDGNVVHTESEVVDGAEDEVGSADEMKSDCITDNPETNEKENGEAEPHVQSNSDITADESESANKSESKDNMLVLVSSTDGFSDGLTSLSGSESPSELSAPQNVASDDTSMKVSDGDPEEAAETVKDEEEPAAETEQESTSPTHDGDNSDRTEEEELNRDVRDPEGLVEPDSSSHEEESCDGASLLKNTDAFDSEQRLLDTAAQPEQLDDLQNQTLQCEDQTDEVSSETEAINTIDISKAPDAPKEAPEGSIEQDHNTEEEDDQQSETHQEPSKDKSQDNDSSEPALQDSGDEDGEDDEGQSFDFDDMDMEMAIERNVPKNPKQEDVEDGAEVASVESSHVSSGQSNTESNEKAQVDAAENSEETSRADGGDQEAPTDPETDTVPREEDMSEDVAVAAEPVTEEAKVSIVGDSADVTENINQATSSPVEEGLDAMKDVLQGEDLALPKSADQAAGKKEPPQTRKDGKKNVKKGKAKGKEECKMS, from the exons gtggaggacagagattATCTTGAGAAG GGATCTCGAGCTGGTTCTGCCTTAACAGCAGGAACCCTCACGTCCTTAGGCGGGACTTCCTCGCGGAGAGGAAGTGGCGAGACGGCCATAACAGTAGATGCAGAGACCTCTATACGAGAAATCAAG GAGATTCACGAGCTGAAGGATCAGATTCAAGATGTGGAAATCAAGTACACGCAGAACCTTAAAGAAGCCAAG GATGCActagcagaggtggaggagaagtaTCGTAAGGCCATGGTGTCCAACGCCCAGCTGGATAACGAGAAGAACAACCTGATGTACCAGGTGGACACACTCAAGGACTCGCTcatggagctggaggagatgctgTCAGAGTCACAGCGAGCGTATGAGGACAAAGTCAAG GAGTTCGAGCGGGAGAAACATGCCCACAGTGTGCTTCAGTTCCAgttcaatgaaatgaaagagacgCTAAAACAAAGTGAAGAGCTGCTAAAT GACATCCGTCAGCTGCGTATGAAACAGGAGGGTTTTCTTAGAGAAATCTCTGACCTGCAGGAGACGGTGGAGTGGAAGGATAAAAAAATTGCG GCCTTAGAGCGACAGAAAGAATACACAGATGCAATCCGCATTGAGCGAGACGACCTCAGAGAAGAGGTGGTGAAGCTGAAAGACGTTCTGAAG AAACATGGAATAGTTCTGGGACCTGACCTCAACATCAATGGGGACATTGGTGTGGGAGACGTTGACGGGTCCCCCAGTGCAGACGCTGGTTCCCAGCCGGCTCCGGAGTCCCAGACCTCCCCAGCAGAGGGGAACAGCATGCTCG GCAACACAGAGGAAACTGAGTTGAGAAGTagcggagaggaagaggtggatcCAGAGCAGCATCAAGAAATGTTTGAGGAAGCCAAAGAGAATCACTTGAGCTGTGATACACTCTGTAGTTTTGCTGGTGTGTccacactgcaaacagctgaCGAAGAACAGCCAGCAGAAGAACAACAAACATGCTTAGccacagaaagtgaagaaaatggCCTCAGCATGGACTTAAATGAGCACATTAATGACTGTTCAATCACAGAAACCAGTGATGTAATCAACTGCAGCCCTGGGCTTCAAGAGATTTTAACAAGTTCTGAGGAAAATGttccaaagacagaaacacCTGAGGGGGGAGATTCAGGAGAGACACCGAACCCAGATTTAGGGGAGACAGAAACCAGAAGCAGTCCTGTTGACTCACACAGTGATGGCATTAGGGAGTCGTGTAACAACATTTCTGAAGAGCCAGAGAACAAACAGGAAGATGTTGACATAAGTAGTTTGAGAAGTACAGAATCATGTCCTCAGCAAACAGTCACAGAAGATGTTACGACAGAGTGTTTACCCAACGAGTCCGTCCAGGCTGCACCAAACATCGAAACTCAGCAAGAGGCTGAGAATGCCGAGGAGGCAGAGAACGACAAGGCGGAGGAAATGTCGAGTAAACCTCAggctcagggtgctgctgcttcagggaaaaagaaaagaaagaagaggagaggcaaAAAGAAAGGAGGGACACATGAGGGTAAGAACCaacaaaaagataaagaagAAACAGGTAAAGACACTGAACCGGCCACAAGAGATAATGAGCAAACGACAGAGCCGGACATTGATGGTTCTGTCACAGAAACCCTCAAGAAATCAACATTGGATCAAGTTAAAAATGAGCAGGATGTGCAAGAAACTGAGGAGGTGGATGAAACCTTTTCTCACAGCGAACCTCTCAAAGAATCAGGAACGGATCATGTTACAGAGCAAGACAAGGAACAAACTTTGGAAACGGAGAATGTAGAAGAGGTAGAAGCTACAGAAACCTCTTCTGAGATTGAAACCATCCAGGAATCCAGAGTGGATCCCAAAAAGGACGAGCAAGACGAGGAACAAACTTTGGAACCAGAGAATGTAGAAGAGGTAGAAGCTACAGAAACCTCTTCTGAGATTGAAACCATCCAGGAATCCAGAGTGGATCCCAAAAAGGACGAGAAAGACGAGGAACAAAGTTTGGAAATGGACAATGTAGAAGAGGTAGACGCTACGGAAACCTTTTCTCACACTGAAACTCCAGAGGAAAAATCGGATCATGTTATGGATGAACAGAACGAGGAACAAAGTGGGGAAGCTGAAACAGTCAAATCAGCGGAGGCAGCGGCAGCCACCGAAACCTTTTCTGAAGTTGAAACCCTCCAGGAATCCAGAGCGGATCCCAAAAAGGACGAGCAAGACGAGGAACAAAGTTTGGAACCAGACAAAGAAGAAGTGGGATCTATATCAAGTCCTGCTCCAGAGGCCGACCTCAGTACTCCTGATCTAACTGATAGCTCCAAGGGTGCTGAGAACACTGACGGTCTTGacgaagtgtgtgtgtccagtgtagATAACTCAAACAGCGGAACAGATATCTCAACTGATGGCAATGTCGTCCATACTGAGTCAGAAGTCGTTGATGGTGCAGAGGATGAAGTTGGGTCTGCTGACGAGATGAAATCTGACTGCATAACTGATAACCCAGAAACAAACGAAAAGGAAAACGGTGAAGCTGAACCACATGTTCAAAgcaacagtgacatcactgctgatgaatctgaatctgcaaacaAATCTGAGAGTAAGGATAACATGTTGGTGTTGGTGTCTTCTACCGATGGCTTCTCTGACGGTCTGACGAGCTTGTCTGGCTCAGAGTCGCCTTCAGAGCTGTCTGCACCCCAGAATGTGGCCAGCGACGACACTTCCATGAAGGTTTCTGATGGAGATCCAGAGGAGGCAGCTGAGACTGtcaaagatgaagaggagccagcagcagagactgaacAGGAATCCACTTCTCCCACTCATGACGGGGATAATTCAGACCGGACCGAAGAAGAGGAGCTGAACAGAGATGTGAGGGATCCTGAAGGTTTAGTCGAACCAGACAGCTCGTCACATGAAGAGGAAAGTTGTGACGGTGCTTCattactgaaaaacactgatgcatTTGACTCTGAACAGCGTCTGTtggacacagcagcacagcctgaaCAACTGGATGATTTACAGAACCAGACGTTACAGTGTGAGGATCAGACTGATGAAGTGTCCTCTGAAACAGAAGCGATCAATACCATCGACATTTCAAAAGCACCAGATGCTCCAAAAGAAGCTCCTGAAGGTTCTATCGAGCAGGACCACAATACTGAAGAAGAGGACGATCAGCAAAGTGAGACACATCAGGAACCCAGCAAAGACAAGTCTCAGGATAATGATTCATCTGAACCCGCCCTGCAGGACAGTGGTGACGAGGACGGAGAAGACGACGAGGGACAGTCTTTCGATTTCGATGACATGGACATGGAGATGGCTATAGAAAGAAATGTCCCTAAAAATCCAAAACAGGAGGACGTCGAGGACGGAGCTGAAGTCGCGTCAGTTGAAAGCAGCCATGTTAGTTCAGGGCAAAGTAACACGGAGTCGAATGAAAAAGCACAAGTTGATGCGGCTGAAAACAGTGAGGAGACGAGTAGAGCTGATGGAGGTGACCAGGAAGCTCCAACAGATCCCGAGACGGACACTGTGCCTCGTGAAGAAGACATGTCTGAAGACGTAGCTGTCGCAGCTGAGCCTGTTACAGAGGAAGCAAAGGTTTCGATTGTTGGAGATTCGGCTGATGTTACGGAGAACATTAACCAGGCAACGTCTTCACCCGTCGAGGAAGGACTAGATGCCATGAAGGACGTGCTGCAGGGTGAAGACTTGGCTTTACCAAAGAGCGCAGACCAAGCGGCCGGCAAGAAAGAGCCGCCGCAGACGAGGAAAGACGGGAAGAAAAACGTCAAGAAAGGCAAAGCCAAGGGCAAAGAGGAGTGTAAGATGTCCTAG
- the lrrfip1a gene encoding uncharacterized protein lrrfip1a isoform X6, with protein MGTQGTGRKRSTKKERSTAEDDALNLIAREAEARLAAKRAARAEAREIRMKELERQQKELSDDDERMSVGSRGSLRVEDRDYLEKGSRAGSALTAGTLTSLGGTSSRRGSGETAITVDAETSIREIKDALAEVEEKYRKAMVSNAQLDNEKNNLMYQVDTLKDSLMELEEMLSESQRAYEDKVKEFEREKHAHSVLQFQFNEMKETLKQSEELLNKHGIVLGPDLNINGDIGVGDVDGSPSADAGSQPAPESQTSPAEGNSMLGNTEETELRSSGEEEVDPEQHQEMFEEAKENHLSCDTLCSFAGVSTLQTADEEQPAEEQQTCLATESEENGLSMDLNEHINDCSITETSDVINCSPGLQEILTSSEENVPKTETPEGGDSGETPNPDLGETETRSSPVDSHSDGIRESCNNISEEPENKQEDVDISSLRSTESCPQQTVTEDVTTECLPNESVQAAPNIETQQEAENAEEAENDKAEEMSSKPQAQGAAASGKKKRKKRRGKKKGGTHEGKNQQKDKEETGKDTEPATRDNEQTTEPDIDGSVTETLKKSTLDQVKNEQDVQETEEVDETFSHSEPLKESGTDHVTEQDKEQTLETENVEEVEATETSSEIETIQESRVDPKKDEQDEEQTLEPENVEEVEATETSSEIETIQESRVDPKKDEKDEEQSLEMDNVEEVDATETFSHTETPEEKSDHVMDEQNEEQSGEAETVKSAEAAAATETFSEVETLQESRADPKKDEQDEEQSLEPDKEEVGSISSPAPEADLSTPDLTDSSKGAENTDGLDEVCVSSVDNSNSGTDISTDGNVVHTESEVVDGAEDEVGSADEMKSDCITDNPETNEKENGEAEPHVQSNSDITADESESANKSESKDNMLVLVSSTDGFSDGLTSLSGSESPSELSAPQNVASDDTSMKVSDGDPEEAAETVKDEEEPAAETEQESTSPTHDGDNSDRTEEEELNRDVRDPEGLVEPDSSSHEEESCDGASLLKNTDAFDSEQRLLDTAAQPEQLDDLQNQTLQCEDQTDEVSSETEAINTIDISKAPDAPKEAPEGSIEQDHNTEEEDDQQSETHQEPSKDKSQDNDSSEPALQDSGDEDGEDDEGQSFDFDDMDMEMAIERNVPKNPKQEDVEDGAEVASVESSHVSSGQSNTESNEKAQVDAAENSEETSRADGGDQEAPTDPETDTVPREEDMSEDVAVAAEPVTEEAKVSIVGDSADVTENINQATSSPVEEGLDAMKDVLQGEDLALPKSADQAAGKKEPPQTRKDGKKNVKKGKAKGKEECKMS; from the exons gtggaggacagagattATCTTGAGAAG GGATCTCGAGCTGGTTCTGCCTTAACAGCAGGAACCCTCACGTCCTTAGGCGGGACTTCCTCGCGGAGAGGAAGTGGCGAGACGGCCATAACAGTAGATGCAGAGACCTCTATACGAGAAATCAAG GATGCActagcagaggtggaggagaagtaTCGTAAGGCCATGGTGTCCAACGCCCAGCTGGATAACGAGAAGAACAACCTGATGTACCAGGTGGACACACTCAAGGACTCGCTcatggagctggaggagatgctgTCAGAGTCACAGCGAGCGTATGAGGACAAAGTCAAG GAGTTCGAGCGGGAGAAACATGCCCACAGTGTGCTTCAGTTCCAgttcaatgaaatgaaagagacgCTAAAACAAAGTGAAGAGCTGCTAAAT AAACATGGAATAGTTCTGGGACCTGACCTCAACATCAATGGGGACATTGGTGTGGGAGACGTTGACGGGTCCCCCAGTGCAGACGCTGGTTCCCAGCCGGCTCCGGAGTCCCAGACCTCCCCAGCAGAGGGGAACAGCATGCTCG GCAACACAGAGGAAACTGAGTTGAGAAGTagcggagaggaagaggtggatcCAGAGCAGCATCAAGAAATGTTTGAGGAAGCCAAAGAGAATCACTTGAGCTGTGATACACTCTGTAGTTTTGCTGGTGTGTccacactgcaaacagctgaCGAAGAACAGCCAGCAGAAGAACAACAAACATGCTTAGccacagaaagtgaagaaaatggCCTCAGCATGGACTTAAATGAGCACATTAATGACTGTTCAATCACAGAAACCAGTGATGTAATCAACTGCAGCCCTGGGCTTCAAGAGATTTTAACAAGTTCTGAGGAAAATGttccaaagacagaaacacCTGAGGGGGGAGATTCAGGAGAGACACCGAACCCAGATTTAGGGGAGACAGAAACCAGAAGCAGTCCTGTTGACTCACACAGTGATGGCATTAGGGAGTCGTGTAACAACATTTCTGAAGAGCCAGAGAACAAACAGGAAGATGTTGACATAAGTAGTTTGAGAAGTACAGAATCATGTCCTCAGCAAACAGTCACAGAAGATGTTACGACAGAGTGTTTACCCAACGAGTCCGTCCAGGCTGCACCAAACATCGAAACTCAGCAAGAGGCTGAGAATGCCGAGGAGGCAGAGAACGACAAGGCGGAGGAAATGTCGAGTAAACCTCAggctcagggtgctgctgcttcagggaaaaagaaaagaaagaagaggagaggcaaAAAGAAAGGAGGGACACATGAGGGTAAGAACCaacaaaaagataaagaagAAACAGGTAAAGACACTGAACCGGCCACAAGAGATAATGAGCAAACGACAGAGCCGGACATTGATGGTTCTGTCACAGAAACCCTCAAGAAATCAACATTGGATCAAGTTAAAAATGAGCAGGATGTGCAAGAAACTGAGGAGGTGGATGAAACCTTTTCTCACAGCGAACCTCTCAAAGAATCAGGAACGGATCATGTTACAGAGCAAGACAAGGAACAAACTTTGGAAACGGAGAATGTAGAAGAGGTAGAAGCTACAGAAACCTCTTCTGAGATTGAAACCATCCAGGAATCCAGAGTGGATCCCAAAAAGGACGAGCAAGACGAGGAACAAACTTTGGAACCAGAGAATGTAGAAGAGGTAGAAGCTACAGAAACCTCTTCTGAGATTGAAACCATCCAGGAATCCAGAGTGGATCCCAAAAAGGACGAGAAAGACGAGGAACAAAGTTTGGAAATGGACAATGTAGAAGAGGTAGACGCTACGGAAACCTTTTCTCACACTGAAACTCCAGAGGAAAAATCGGATCATGTTATGGATGAACAGAACGAGGAACAAAGTGGGGAAGCTGAAACAGTCAAATCAGCGGAGGCAGCGGCAGCCACCGAAACCTTTTCTGAAGTTGAAACCCTCCAGGAATCCAGAGCGGATCCCAAAAAGGACGAGCAAGACGAGGAACAAAGTTTGGAACCAGACAAAGAAGAAGTGGGATCTATATCAAGTCCTGCTCCAGAGGCCGACCTCAGTACTCCTGATCTAACTGATAGCTCCAAGGGTGCTGAGAACACTGACGGTCTTGacgaagtgtgtgtgtccagtgtagATAACTCAAACAGCGGAACAGATATCTCAACTGATGGCAATGTCGTCCATACTGAGTCAGAAGTCGTTGATGGTGCAGAGGATGAAGTTGGGTCTGCTGACGAGATGAAATCTGACTGCATAACTGATAACCCAGAAACAAACGAAAAGGAAAACGGTGAAGCTGAACCACATGTTCAAAgcaacagtgacatcactgctgatgaatctgaatctgcaaacaAATCTGAGAGTAAGGATAACATGTTGGTGTTGGTGTCTTCTACCGATGGCTTCTCTGACGGTCTGACGAGCTTGTCTGGCTCAGAGTCGCCTTCAGAGCTGTCTGCACCCCAGAATGTGGCCAGCGACGACACTTCCATGAAGGTTTCTGATGGAGATCCAGAGGAGGCAGCTGAGACTGtcaaagatgaagaggagccagcagcagagactgaacAGGAATCCACTTCTCCCACTCATGACGGGGATAATTCAGACCGGACCGAAGAAGAGGAGCTGAACAGAGATGTGAGGGATCCTGAAGGTTTAGTCGAACCAGACAGCTCGTCACATGAAGAGGAAAGTTGTGACGGTGCTTCattactgaaaaacactgatgcatTTGACTCTGAACAGCGTCTGTtggacacagcagcacagcctgaaCAACTGGATGATTTACAGAACCAGACGTTACAGTGTGAGGATCAGACTGATGAAGTGTCCTCTGAAACAGAAGCGATCAATACCATCGACATTTCAAAAGCACCAGATGCTCCAAAAGAAGCTCCTGAAGGTTCTATCGAGCAGGACCACAATACTGAAGAAGAGGACGATCAGCAAAGTGAGACACATCAGGAACCCAGCAAAGACAAGTCTCAGGATAATGATTCATCTGAACCCGCCCTGCAGGACAGTGGTGACGAGGACGGAGAAGACGACGAGGGACAGTCTTTCGATTTCGATGACATGGACATGGAGATGGCTATAGAAAGAAATGTCCCTAAAAATCCAAAACAGGAGGACGTCGAGGACGGAGCTGAAGTCGCGTCAGTTGAAAGCAGCCATGTTAGTTCAGGGCAAAGTAACACGGAGTCGAATGAAAAAGCACAAGTTGATGCGGCTGAAAACAGTGAGGAGACGAGTAGAGCTGATGGAGGTGACCAGGAAGCTCCAACAGATCCCGAGACGGACACTGTGCCTCGTGAAGAAGACATGTCTGAAGACGTAGCTGTCGCAGCTGAGCCTGTTACAGAGGAAGCAAAGGTTTCGATTGTTGGAGATTCGGCTGATGTTACGGAGAACATTAACCAGGCAACGTCTTCACCCGTCGAGGAAGGACTAGATGCCATGAAGGACGTGCTGCAGGGTGAAGACTTGGCTTTACCAAAGAGCGCAGACCAAGCGGCCGGCAAGAAAGAGCCGCCGCAGACGAGGAAAGACGGGAAGAAAAACGTCAAGAAAGGCAAAGCCAAGGGCAAAGAGGAGTGTAAGATGTCCTAG